The Venturia canescens isolate UGA chromosome 4, ASM1945775v1, whole genome shotgun sequence genomic interval TATGTTTTTGGTACACAGAATACATAAGAAAACTATATGACcttcattttttgttgaacATGAATGTCTCTGTTATACAATTAGATACACTTGAataagatcttgaaattaGTTCAGGTAACAAAAACTGGCTTATGGTTAGAAATACCATTGAAAATATCACTGTATTTCAAAAACAACTTTTAACGACCCAAATTCTACAATCTCGTATCATTGAAATGAGGAGCTCGTTATTATAATGCATTGGCATTTTGGATTAGCAGGTTTAATTCCAAGTTGTGCTCAAAtgattaacgagatttacaTCCAATTTTCTGTACGTAAAGTACGAGATAACTCTGCATtatgtgtatttttttattaaatattataGCGCAGCAACGAACAATGATCACTTATTCTTCTTGATATAATCAATGGCCGTGGTACGTGAAGCGTATATCATTTACAAAAGTGCAATCGTATggaaataatatatatttacctTGCAAGACCTGAAACGGAGGTTAGGAACTAATTCACTGTtctcagcaaaaaaaatttcacttgcGAAGCTTTTTACAATATTCGAACTACATATCACATCACTCTTAACAAACGTACGATTGTTTTTGGAGAAAgtttatcgatcgaattttaaattcaaaatgacaATCCGTAGTACGACTTTTACGGATCCACACAGCTGATCTAACGAGTGCAAGTATTATGAATACACTGAAATCTTACGTTCCATACAACACTGCCATGCACTGTATGGAtgagatatatatataaagcGATTCGAGTGCAATCGATGATAACATCGAGCTAACTTATCGACAGAGATATCGATCAGAGAATAATCTTTGgtcgatatatatataattatattaaTTATTCTGATGAACTTTTTTTACAACTGATTTTCGCACAACATATTCATGGCAGTTCCGATTCCAttatataataatttttttgatgaaactaACCATAAACATACTAAACTAAATGCAGGAATTCTCAAAAGGAAAAGTTCTATTTTTGtgtcttcttcactttttgcATTTTACAAAAGTTCTGAGAACAATTCATTCCATTATTTCATTGagttttttcggattttttcaaatgtgcATGACAATACTATTTTTAGACcgttttttttagcatgggaGTGCTTAATTTTTCGAAGAACATATCAAAGCGAGTAATACCTTCACTTCATACACCATTTCCAAACGTATATTTCGAATATGTAAAGAACAATATGAAGGAGGATTAAAAAGGCGTAccaagtttttttaattttcgtaaAAGCTCGGGTTTCGTGACAAGAGCTTTTTCGATAGATTTAACAAGAAGAGCAGTTTGGTCGAGTGGTGGAAAAGGCATTCCTTCCAGAGTGTAAATATGAATATCACCATCGGTGTCAGCAGCGACAAGCTGTTTgccatttttcgtaaaatcaaTGGAAACGAATACACGATTATTAGTGGAGGAAGTGACGGAAGAAGGTCTATAAATTTTCCTCTTGATATCCCAGATGCATATTTCATCGTTGACGATACTGGCGATAACGGTGGAATTGATAGGGCACCAGGAAGCTCCACGAACGCACGCGATGTGTGTCGAAAGCGTGACAAGTGGTTCAGTGATTCCATCGACCCAAATTCTGGTGCACCAATCGGCTCCACAggtgagaaaaattttatcacagaagggtgaaaattcaaaagagtAAACCGGACCGTCGTGGGCAAGAAAACTGTCGATGTGTTGGTGGAGGTAGTTCGTTGAGCAACGATGAACGCAGCCTTCGTCTGTTCCCACGAAGTAAATCGGACCCTGGCTCGGATGTCGTCGAAGCAAAACGGCGCCGGGATTTTGACTTATTGGAATATTGTACAAATTGCACTCGTTAGTTCTAGCGACTCCTCCGATTTGGTTTTCAATTCGAGGAATCCTCATGATTTCCGAAGGTGTAAAATCTTCACCAGTTCGATAGCACACTATTCTTCCATCCTCATTGCTCGTGTATATGTGCTCTTGATAATCGTATTGTTCATCCTCGACCCACCATTGGACCTGCCAATGCGGCGAGTACGTAGGCGACGTGAGACGAGAACTTTTCCTCAACACGACCAAATCCTTTTTACTGACATCAATTACGATTACTGAACCATCGTGAAACCCAATCGCCAACTGATTAGGTTTTTTATTGGACCAATCAGCACTAGAAATCGGGCAAGGAAATCGGTAAATTCTGTCAGGCTGACTCGGGTTCTTCATACACCAAATCAGCATCAAACCATCTTTTTCAGACTGCGATGTTCCGTATCCAGCAGCAAGAAGATCCGCGTTTACAGGATTCCATTTGTGACAGCTTACTTTTCTGGCCTGAGTTAAGGAACACGAATGAGTCCACAAAAGCTCCAGAGAGTACGTAAACTCCAAATCCAATCGGCAGGGATCTCTTTTTATCAAGCTTTTGAACCTTTTTTGAGGAATAATGTACAAGTTGCTGGCGATTATTCGCTCCATTACTCTAACAGCGTCGCAGAAGGATACTTTGTTGAAAATACGATTTAGATCGTCTTGCAGGCTTTCGTTTTCCTGGTACGATTCG includes:
- the LOC122409539 gene encoding dynein axonemal intermediate chain 4-like isoform X2, which encodes MPHRRSDATKKATDRGRNNSLLQIRPIISERTRRELLRGVVSAFQHRMNINITENGVDLTPKFLTDSLYPPIEEKQLTALDTIGLSHNGSMSQLTISSPGNETLRSSSLSLVKSSSMYANVLPSAETIQSILSAQGPGDESLQDSDNDQAPSQFCLSRYDSGIFYMKSENETLTIKETETFFLFEMPQLTADLQTPEGLMVQEANERYEYVTVGGGSNRKLIDAETQTPRTHTKPRSTYIGPDKRHNRGTFVNNWVMYDTYENPESTVIEKELKTRSINSVAQIIAAQIHHKKLMHNESYQENESLQDDLNRIFNKARKVSCHKWNPVNADLLAAGYGTSQSEKDGLMLIWCMKNPSQPDRIYRFPCPISSADWSNKKPNQLAIGFHDGSVIVIDVSKKDLVVLRKSSRLTSPTYSPHWQVQWWVEDEQYDYQEHIYTSNEDGRIVCYRTGEDFTPSEIMRIPRIENQIGGVARTNECNLYNIPISQNPGAVLLRRHPSQGPIYFVGTDEGCVHRCSTNYLHQHIDSFLAHDGPVYSFEFSPFCDKIFLTCGADWCTRIWVDGITEPLVTLSTHIACVRGASWCPINSTVIASIVNDEICIWDIKRKIYRPSSVTSSTNNRVFVSIDFTKNGKQLVAADTDGDIHIYTLEGMPFPPLDQTALLVKSIEKALVTKPELLRKLKKLGTPF
- the LOC122409539 gene encoding dynein axonemal intermediate chain 4-like isoform X1 — encoded protein: MPHRRSDATKKATDRGRNNSLLQIRPIISERTRRELLRGVVSAFQHRMNINITENGVDLTPKFLTDSLYPPIEEKQLTALDTIGLSHNGSMSQLTISSPGNETLRSSSLSLVKSSSMYANVLPSAETIQSILSAQGPGDESLQDSDNDQAPSQFCLSRYDSGIFYMKSENETLTIKETETFFLFEMPQLTADLQTPEGLMVQEANERYEYVTVGGGSNRKLIDAETQTPRTHTKPRSTYIGPDKRHNRGTFVNNWVMYDTYENPESTVIEKELKTRSINSVAQIIAAQIHHKKLMHNESYQENESLQDDLNRIFNKVSFCDAVRVMERIIASNLYIIPQKRFKSLIKRDPCRLDLEFTYSLELLWTHSCSLTQARKVSCHKWNPVNADLLAAGYGTSQSEKDGLMLIWCMKNPSQPDRIYRFPCPISSADWSNKKPNQLAIGFHDGSVIVIDVSKKDLVVLRKSSRLTSPTYSPHWQVQWWVEDEQYDYQEHIYTSNEDGRIVCYRTGEDFTPSEIMRIPRIENQIGGVARTNECNLYNIPISQNPGAVLLRRHPSQGPIYFVGTDEGCVHRCSTNYLHQHIDSFLAHDGPVYSFEFSPFCDKIFLTCGADWCTRIWVDGITEPLVTLSTHIACVRGASWCPINSTVIASIVNDEICIWDIKRKIYRPSSVTSSTNNRVFVSIDFTKNGKQLVAADTDGDIHIYTLEGMPFPPLDQTALLVKSIEKALVTKPELLRKLKKLGTPF